The window ATATATgagaattttaaattttggtacagatttttactagAGTCACGGAAATTGACACTACATTTTGGCTTggtgggccacacaaaatcatgtggcgggccagatctggcccccggacctgAAGTTTGACACCTGGACTACACGTTTACACTTagctttttatatattttatgaatCCACTGGCCaattatgaataaaatgaaaatgatgagtactttattataaaatatatatgtagtataCGTTTTGTTTGAATTATTCCACAAATGAACTGGCCCATgtcttaaaaattaaatatggcCCTTAACCACAAAAGTGTGCCCAACCCTGGTAGAAGTGAAATATTTGTCTACATGGATGTCAGCTTCATGCAGGAGACAAATGTGGTCATGTTCAAATATCCGCACAGTGCTGTACTCatttttttggactttttttgtctCCACAGGTATTGAGAGGATCTGACGTGGAGAAAGTTTTGAGTTTTATCTCAGGATTCATTTTAGGTAACAAAAAAACACCTCTAAAACTCCTCCAGCTTGCACTTTGGTTTGCACTAAAAAAGCCGCTGAGTCAGTTGTCTTCCAGTATTTGCTATTACACTAATGTAAATGATTGTGAGGTTTAAAATTGTGTTTAGAGCTTGTCTACTACAGGAGTGGCGCTAGAGTGCATGGCTACACAACTAGATGTTGTTGTGGCAAAACAACTGTTTAGAAAAAGTGATTGGTCACACAAAAGTACAGTTACAGTGGTCAGTAATATGCAGAATATCTTCAACAATTCCAGTCTGTCATGTAAACAAATAAAGCACATGCGCTTAATTTACTGTCTTAATTTTATCACACAGTAGTTTGCATGCCCTGTCATGTTAAATGGACTGCTGCGAAATGTTAATTTTGAAAACTGCTGGTTTCAgctttgtacagtgaagaaaataagtatttgaacaccctgctatattgcaagttctctcacttaagaaatcatggaggggtctgaaatttccagcgtaggtgcatgttcactgtgagagaatctaaaaagtaaaatccagaaatcacaatgtaagatttttttgacgaattgtgtgatacagctacaaataagtacttgaacacctgaaaaaaaaacaatgttactatttggtacagtagcctttctttgcaattaggtcaaacgtttccttaaaggcggactaacaggtcttttgagggtcagaattctagctgatagaccaagtgttcaaatacttatttgcagctgtatcacacaaatacatcgttaagagagtcatacattgtgatttctggatttttctttttcgatgatttctgatgaaaatttcagacccctccatgatttctaagtgggagaacttgcaatatagcagggtgttcaaatacttattttcttcactgtacatgtgaaCTAGACTCCATACAATTTGAGCCAATTTGTGTTCATGAGGACGTATTTCACGGATTTCCCTCTAAATTGTAGCTGTTTTCAATAAAGCCCGTGTGaattttagtcatttttgtttcttgtgtCTTGAAATACGAGCCAGCTGACCTCTTTTACGAGATTTTCGGTTTACGAGCAGTTGTTGGGCTGATTCAGCAGCAGTTTCTCAAATACTCAACAAATTGGGCACACCAGAAAGAGCAGCATAATGAATTGGATTGCAGCAAGAAGccataatgtaatttttttttttttttttaagtctacaACATTAGAGTACTATTATACTCAATTTAAACACttatttgggggagggggtggaatTCATTAATGCcattcccattcatttcaatgggtaaAGATGATTTCAAAGCACAACTGTATGCAGTATTTTGTACATGGGGTGTAAAATTAATGTGATGGTTGGGGGCAGGTGGAAACAGAAGCACTGCTTTTGGAGTAAAGTGCGTCACTTTATTTACTTTTGCAAGCACTTTGGATCCCACTTCTCTCATGATTAGCACCAATGAACACACATCAATGCACGCATGTCAAGAGAATTATAACTCTTTTTTTATAAAGTGCACAGGgcgctcgcacacacacacacgcattatCAATACTGCACAGGAAACCACAGTGGCTGGGCCGTGAAAAGGCAAATGTGCATATGGTCTTCACGAATGGTATATGGCAGGGGGGTGGGGATGAGCCTCACGGCCCATAATATGTAAACGTCCCCACACTTCAATCACGCCCCTCGCCCGCTTGGACCGAGGGCAGTCCCGTTCAAACTCGGGCGAGAGACGTGAAAACGGGGTCACCGGGCGTCGCCGGTCATGTCGATCCCGGGCGCCCCCTCGTCTGTAGACTGCTGAAGTGCGCCTCCCTTAGGACTCTGTTGATGGAGTCGTAAGAGAAAGTGCCGCCGTCGCCATGGAAACCGTGCTGCACCGAGATCGCCGAGTCCTTGGGCTTGCCGGCGGGGGGGTACTGAGGGATGCGGTTGCTCTGGCTGTGGATGCACGGCCTGCTCGTGACCACCATCGGCGGTCTCTCCATATTGCAGATGCCGCTACTGCTGTCACTGCTCGAAGACTacaagtaaagaaaatggacaaaacgGGCTTTTACTTGGGTGCTAAGTTTAACATTTTACGCCCATTTTTACGGCATATATGATAAGCAACTCAAGAACAACGTACCTCGGAGTCCAAGTCAGACACAAGTAGGCAGGGATCCCCCCCTGACCTTTTTGCCTGAGGACTCAGCTGTTGAGTCTCTTCACTGTCGCCGCTCCGGTGGCGCTTCCTGCTAACATGTAAAAGGGAAGATGTTCAAATGTGGTGTGGAAGGAATGATGCAGTAGTGAGGAGTGgaaaggttggggggggggcgtgcatCTGAAAGAGCCCGAGGAACCAAAAATAGCTACAGCTCCACACAATGATCACATATTATGACAGGTACTTTGATGATTAATTGAGCTCGTTATGGAGTTGGGATGACACGGAACGGCATAAAACGGACTGTACCTGTTATCTGTCAGCATTGCAGCAGTCTTGGCAGATGTGGCAAAGAGAAAGGTGGGACACTCCCTGCGAGCTGGATTTTTTGAGTGTAGAAATCTTCTGGCTCGAGCTATAGTCCCACAACCATAGCGCGAGACATACTCCTTTTCGTTCCTTACTTGTGTGCGTGAGGAGCTCCGGCAGCCCAAGAAAATTCAAGATTAATTTCGCACGTCCTATCGTAGCGTTCTGCTCGGGTCGGTCGCGTGCCGAACGGCTAAAAGTGGGAATCTCTAGGAGATTTCGGCATGTCAGAAGAGCCTGCTAATGTTGACACGGCTAACTAACCCCAAAAAATGCTGCACTGTGACCAAGTTCTTCCGCTGTCGTATTCCGCCTTCTCTGCtggggagacaaaaaaaaaaaagatagggtTGGCTATCgttcggggggggggaaggGACTGACAACggtacaaaaatgttttcaatatttttttttaaagaaattctaCAACGTTTAAGTTGTCGAGTCACATAAGCGGCAGTTTAGCTTTGTAATGACGAGCTGGCAACTAGTAAGCAGTCCTTCACGTTGTCCTGACGTCATCATCCCCCGCCCCTCTGTTGTCATACGTCATCGAACAAAGGCGGAAGTAACGACGAAACGACAAAGTAGCTTTCATCTCCCAACGTAAACGCCTTTATATACAAGAATGATATTTCACTGGGTCTTATTTCAATATTCGTAATGCTTAATGTGTAATTTCAGTGCCAAAACGGCCATTTCTTTACTTATTTATACTAGTTTAATAAGTCTGCGCTGTGGGCAGAAAAATGCTATTTCTGTTAGCATGTACTGTTATCTGAAAAGTTCGAAACCAAAActttttcaaaatgctaatATATAGTCATGTAACACAAAATTGTGGCCATAATATTTTACTTTATGCCCACGTGGTGTTTATAATGTGCCTACGTAATCCCAAATGTCCATTTTTACTCATTTACCTTACATTGAAAATGAGGATCTGCTCTCAATTCCTCTAcctaaaaaatgtaaagtgaaaattaaaataaagtggAGGTCACCCTTTGTAGGGCTGAcccacatattttacatgagaaaaaaacgTCACCGCATGCCACCGAAAATTAGTTATTTGTTAAAAGTACTTCAAATACAGTTTTACATGGATGGAGTTCTGTGGAAATAGTAAAAATCATTTTAGGATTGATGTACCCCAAAAAGTTTTATAATTGTCTATATAGATGCCACATGATGGCTGCAAACACTATGTCAatctcctcaactcacttcaccgCAGTTCCGTGGCACCAAAATGACACTAAAGTGATATTTATTGATAACCAAATTGCATAGTTGCCCAAGTCATTTATTCAGAtgtttggaaaagaaaacaagtcAAGACTGCAGTTGCCTCCATTCAACTTTTGCAGTTTGACCTGGATGACTTAGAATAGATTTGAAggtagaaaaaaagaacacaattttTAGTGAGGACCTTGGTCTTTTTTACTGATAATTGAGAGTATGTTGAAAATAGCGTTGGCAATGATGCTATTAGATGAACAACAGTATTACAATGGTCTTTGTTTTGGGCGCAAATAcagtgagtttttcagcaaagtccatccattttctgttgcgcTTATCATCACTAGTGCCGCGGgcattctggagcctatcccatctacgTTCGGACGATAGGTGAAGTACACCTTGTACAGGtcaccagcaaaatataatatatagtaaGCGGCTGTAGAAATGGATACATGTTAAGTTATGCACAAATTGTACCGACTT of the Syngnathoides biaculeatus isolate LvHL_M chromosome 22, ASM1980259v1, whole genome shotgun sequence genome contains:
- the si:dkey-21c1.1 gene encoding protein FAM104A isoform X2; translation: MLTDNRKRHRSGDSEETQQLSPQAKRSGGDPCLLVSDLDSESSSSDSSSGICNMERPPMVVTSRPCIHSQSNRIPQYPPAGKPKDSAISVQHGFHGDGGTFSYDSINRVLREAHFSSLQTRGRPGST
- the si:dkey-21c1.1 gene encoding protein FAM104A isoform X1, producing MLTDNSRKRHRSGDSEETQQLSPQAKRSGGDPCLLVSDLDSESSSSDSSSGICNMERPPMVVTSRPCIHSQSNRIPQYPPAGKPKDSAISVQHGFHGDGGTFSYDSINRVLREAHFSSLQTRGRPGST